A part of Thalassophryne amazonica chromosome 3, fThaAma1.1, whole genome shotgun sequence genomic DNA contains:
- the LOC117506383 gene encoding transcription factor HES-5-like — MTPTITAATSNSQEHLTLSHKLRKPVVEKLRRERINSSIEQLKSLLGPEFLRQQPDSKLEKADILEMTVCFLRRLQQQNQAVDSAAVHQGYSRCVQEVAQFLSEAEVQTHSQRRLLKNFHKLQSSSEKKLTEADFSLLSSTVHSSSKQESALWRPWHSTAS; from the exons ATGACACCAACTATCACTGCAGCAACAAGCAATTCTCAGGAGCATCTGACTCTGAGCCACAAG ctgagAAAGCCTGTGGTGGAGAAGTTGCGCAGAGAGCGAATCAACAGCAGCATCGAGCAGCTCAAGTCTCTCCTGGGTCCAGAGTTCCTCAGACAGCAGCCAGACTCCAAGCTGGAGAAAGCAGACATCCTGGAGATGACAGTTTGCTTCCTGAGACGACTGCAGCAGCAGAATCAAGCTGTGGACTCAGCAGCTGTCCATCAGGGCTACTCCAGGTGTGTCCAAGAGGTGGCGCAATTCCTGTCCGAGGCCGAGGTGCAGACACATTCCCAGAGAAGACTGCTGAAGAACTTCCACAAGCTGCAGTCTTCCTCTGAGAAGAAGCTGACAGAGGCTGACTTCTCTCTTCTGAGCTCCACAGTCCACAGCAGCAGCAAACAGGAGAGCGCCCTCTGGAGGCCGTGGCACAGTACAGCGTCTTGA